In Armatimonadota bacterium, the genomic window CCCATGGTGGCCAATGTGCGGGCGGTGGGGGTCGAGGACGGCCGGATCCTCGCCACGAGCCAGCTGTGCGGGGGTAAGCTGCTGTGCGATGTGGAGGTGCCCTCCGGCTCGGTTCTGGCCGTCCTGGCCGGCGCCTACCCGGCGGAGGCCGGGATGTCCACCGGGGAGCCGCCGGTGGAGACCGCCGCCGCTCCCGACCTGCTGGCCCGGGTCCGGGCGCAGGTGGTGCGACTGATCGAGCCGGCCGCCGGGGACGTGGACATCACCAGGGTGCCGGTGCTGGTCGCCGTCGGCCGCGGTATTCAGCGCAAGGAAAACCTGCCGCTGGCCGAGGAGCTCGCGGCGCTGCTCGGCGGCGCCGTGTGCGCGTCGCGACCGGTCATCGATCAGGGATGGCTGCCCCTCAGCCGGCAGGTCGGAAAGTCCGGGATGACCGTAAAGCCCCGCCTCTACCTGGCCCTGGGCATCAGCGGCGCGCCCGAGCACCTGGAAGGGATGCGCCAGTCCGAGCTCATCGTTGCCGTCAACACGGATCCCGCGGCGCCGATCTTCACCGTGGCGCACTACGGAGTCGTGGCCGACATCTTCGAGATCCTCCCGGCCCTCGTCGCCCAGCTGGCCAAGGCGAAGAGGGCGGCCTGAGATGACGCCGGTACGGGAGACCTTCTGGAACGTCCCCCCCTGGGCCGAACTGACGCAGTACGTGCTGGGCGCCCTGACGGTTCTCGTCTTTGCCGTCGGGGTCTTCTGGCGCGCTCGAAGATGGCGGCTGGGCCGCGCCGAGAGGTTGAGCGGAACGCTCTGGGATCGCCTGCGGGCCGTGGTGCTCTACGCGCTGGCCCAGCTGCGCATCCTCGCCGACTACCTCTCGGGCATCATGCACCTGGCCCTGTTCTGGGGGATGGTCGTGCTCTTCCTCGGCACGGTCCTGGCCACGGTGGACTGGGACGTGACCCGCCTGTTCTGGGACCTCCGGCTCCTGCAGGGGCGCGTGTACCTGATCTACGAGCTCGTGCTGGATCTGTTCGGCGCCCTGGTCGTGTTCGGGCTCGGCATCGCGCTGTGGCGGCGATATCTCCGCCCTACCCCCCGGCTGGCCTCCGCCGCCGTGCCCACCTTCCGCTGGGACGAGGCCTATCTGCCCGTCATGCTGCTGGTGATCGTGCTGAGCGGCTTTGCGGTGGAAGGGCTGCGCCTCGGCGCCGATCCGCCGCCCTGGCGGATGTGGTCTCCCGTGGGCTCGGCGCTGGCGGAGGCCTTCGGGGAGAGTTCCCCGCAGACCCTGCGCACCGTTCATACCGGCCTCTGGGCCGCCCATGCCCTGCTGGCCTTCATCTTCATCGCCAGCATCCCGTTCACCAAAGCGTTCCACCTGATCTCCTCGCCGCTGAACGTCTTCTTCCGGGACTTTTCTCCGCCGGGGACCCTGCGCCCGGCGGCGGCCGCCGGCGCCGCATCCATCAGGGATCTCACCTGGAAGCAACTGCTGGAACTGGATGCCTGCACCTGGTGCGGGCGCTGCCAGGAGGTGTGCCCGGCCTACGCCAGCGGGCTGCCCCTGAGCCCGAAACACCTGATGATGAAGCTGGACGCGGCGCTCCTGCGCACCGGGGGCCGTCAAAGGAACCCCGGCGAGGACGGCCTGCTCCACGGCCCCGTCGTCACCTCCGGCGAACTCTGGGCCTGCACCACGTGCGGCGCCTGCGCCGAGGCCTGCCCGGTCTTCATCCGGCAGCCGCAGATCATTGTGGACCTGCGCCGGCACCTGGTCAGCCGGGGCACGATGGACGGGATGCTGCAGACCGCCCTGACCCACCTGGCGCGCTACGGCAACTCCCTCGGCCAGTCCGAGCGCGCCCGCGCCCGATGGACCCAGGCGTTGGGATTTCCGATCAAGGACGCCAGACGCGAACCGGTGGAGTTCCTGTGGTTCACCGGCGACTACGCCGCCTACGACCCGCGCGCCCAGGAGATCACCCGGATCACGGCCAGGCTCTTCCACGCCGCCGGCGTGGAGTTCGGTCTCCTCTTCGAGGGGGAGCGCAACGCCGGCAACGACGTGCGCCGCGTGGGCGAGGAAGGGCTGTTTGAGCTGCTGGCGGAGCGGAACCGGCAGGCGTTGAGCCGGGCCCGATTCCGGCGCATCGTGACCACCGACCCGCACACCTATCACGCGTTGAAGGTCGATTATGACCTGGAGGGGACGGCGGGGGACGGGCACCCCACCGAAGTCCTGCACTACTCCGAACTCCTCGACCGCCTGATCGCGGAGGGACGCCTGCCGGTGCGTCGTCGACTAAGCCTGACGGTGACCTATCACGATCCCTGCTATCTCGGCCGGTACGCCGGCGTCTACGAGCCCCCGCGCCGCGTCCTGCGCGCCCTGGGGGTCCACCTGGTGGAG contains:
- a CDS encoding electron transfer flavoprotein subunit alpha/FixB family protein, which produces MSAPSPEVWVYVEHLKGSVAPHTYELLGRGRELAQSLGGRLVAVLLGRQAADLARTLGAADLVRLVDHEQLEAFTPDGHARTMAALAEQHRPHLVLCGATSAGIDLASLLAALLQVPMVANVRAVGVEDGRILATSQLCGGKLLCDVEVPSGSVLAVLAGAYPAEAGMSTGEPPVETAAAPDLLARVRAQVVRLIEPAAGDVDITRVPVLVAVGRGIQRKENLPLAEELAALLGGAVCASRPVIDQGWLPLSRQVGKSGMTVKPRLYLALGISGAPEHLEGMRQSELIVAVNTDPAAPIFTVAHYGVVADIFEILPALVAQLAKAKRAA
- a CDS encoding heterodisulfide reductase-related iron-sulfur binding cluster → MTPVRETFWNVPPWAELTQYVLGALTVLVFAVGVFWRARRWRLGRAERLSGTLWDRLRAVVLYALAQLRILADYLSGIMHLALFWGMVVLFLGTVLATVDWDVTRLFWDLRLLQGRVYLIYELVLDLFGALVVFGLGIALWRRYLRPTPRLASAAVPTFRWDEAYLPVMLLVIVLSGFAVEGLRLGADPPPWRMWSPVGSALAEAFGESSPQTLRTVHTGLWAAHALLAFIFIASIPFTKAFHLISSPLNVFFRDFSPPGTLRPAAAAGAASIRDLTWKQLLELDACTWCGRCQEVCPAYASGLPLSPKHLMMKLDAALLRTGGRQRNPGEDGLLHGPVVTSGELWACTTCGACAEACPVFIRQPQIIVDLRRHLVSRGTMDGMLQTALTHLARYGNSLGQSERARARWTQALGFPIKDARREPVEFLWFTGDYAAYDPRAQEITRITARLFHAAGVEFGLLFEGERNAGNDVRRVGEEGLFELLAERNRQALSRARFRRIVTTDPHTYHALKVDYDLEGTAGDGHPTEVLHYSELLDRLIAEGRLPVRRRLSLTVTYHDPCYLGRYAGVYEPPRRVLRALGVHLVEMPRHRERSFCCGAGGGRIWMEEMPATKERPAEQRVREAAALPGVSALVVACPKDLVMFRDAVKTTGLEGRLAIRDLAELVSEAVTAEEASHAA